tttttctttctttttcttcatttctcACCATGTCATTTCAGTTGGCAGGACCcttcgctcaaactcccctcacccagttcatcctggAATGGAGGAGGTTCTACTTCGGGCTGAGCGCGGAGGACTTGGACGTAGGATGCTACGTCAACACGGACAACctccgactggtcgggatgctcgcggcccaCCAGACTATTGTCATCCCCAACCTTCGGGGAATCCAGTGCGAGAAGAATGTCGCCATCCGGGAACAGCTGGCCCTGTACCACATTGCAGAAGTGGAGAAGGCGGCGCGAGCTGACGCGGCCAAGCGAAAAGAGGACCTGGCCCAGACGGAggctgtaatgccccagattccctaatatggtttaatggctggattagtaatccaggagggccataactgtttaattatgccattaaatgtgtttatgcatgtatatgtgaattatattatagtatgatgttaaatgcatgcatgtgggtccgcattttaattacaggggtgtgatggtcatTTGGCACGTTGAGAGTATAATTGTATGcgtgtcgatgatatgtgttgagaccacattataatgtgggtttgttcgagctattcgacatgagacgatcttagagtATTAactagcggtttagtcacaacaggtttaagtgtcgagGCTTAGGTTGGGTCtcgggtgattttaatgattagagcgttaccgggtattaaagggtaacgggatgtgaattattggtatttgagattattgagaatagcgggaattggagagcgttaattatggttaatgagataggagggaagtaccatatatgcccttgggagactttagaaactattaattgacctaggggtaaaatggacatttcacccctaggatagatatatcctTTGATAGCTGAAGAAGATAGTGGAAAAAAAACAGAACATGcttaagagttctcccgtaccttcttctcttcacctttctttgtggtttttgaaccaattttgaggattcaagcttaggaagcaagccttgggagtttgggagtgtgttccaccattgaagagcatcataagccgagctttgggtaagtttctaaccatggatttctctggtttgccttgttctagttctgttttgcagctgagatttctagggtgaattcttggttttgttgggagttttggctagggttcccatgcttgtgatgtttggggtgtgttagaatggtttttgggttcatttggcatcaagaataggatttggaagcttggaaatcgagtaagaatcgaaggagttgaagaaggtcggttcaggggagtttgggtctggaggtagcgctgtagcgcccaccctagggcgctacagcgctcctcaggaggctttttggcatttgggtggttctgagtatagcgccggggcgctaggggttgagcgctgtagcgctaccctgtttcttctaagtcccgttttgagtgtttttaagggtttctgactcggggtttcaatccttaaggcccgggatcaaatctactcaccgtgtgggaatgtttcgaggtcccgagagtggtgcttaggttaagaccctatttatatggattctcattaatggaggttatatttggttgtgactaggtaaccgctaaggagctaaaagattgatcgttctcaagggtcgttcttataataactttcactcgaactagaggtaagaaaacagtgtatggatacagttgcaacccatatatgtatatgacatggatggtttgttattgaagcatgttggttgatgtatgtggacatggattgcatattaaatgctagcgaatgttgattacttgtttatagcactgactagtcagggacactgacccaatggtcagaaatggcagagcgttGTGACCGCTGGGCCAACTaaagatttgatctaatcgatatcagcgttgaatggctctatggcattaatgctggaccgaccctaaggtcgaagaacttataagcgcttgcttggtctaagaccagatgttcatagtcagggcatatggccccggtgactatttgtcacatggctaggggacgctgtccatagttacgactctagaggcgggaggaaggttatgttggtgaccaatcaccatgcacctatcctgatcaaacctatgaaagaatcacttatcagttaagccctggtgaccctatcgtcacatggctaaagggagatgtacccacttttgtgacttttgctactgtcacctgTCTGTTATGGACTGATAGTCCGGAACGGTTATTATGaccattgttgatattatgtcatgctttattgtgttttcttgctgggccttggctcatgggtgctatgtggtgcaggtaaagggaaagagaagctcgcccaaccttgagtggagagcttaggcggtgttgtgtacatatttggccgcttgaccaccacggtcagggagttctcagagggactaggggtttaccctatttttgccacttaggtcgcagggattgtaaatttgaaactgtagcgaccaTTTTGTAATGTAAAcatcttgtaaacgtttttaatagctcatgagcagtttatttacttaatgaaatgtatcctttcctttttactggttttttacaccttagcctgttaataacacttagatcacgtttttaaccaaaggactcgggtagcaagtcaaattttcggttcactgttcaccataactgttctggggtaaccagggcgttacaaccgcgatcacgagcacagtcctctaacccgagccttgaagaaatcctaatcacaacacatgaATAAAAATCAactatcaagttctaatccattcaATAGCTTCGAGACATaactctagcctccgggaccttggtttctaccaaactgggtagtagaaaccttcccgagccctaacgttcaagttcccaagctaaaaaccctcaaTTTGCCAAAATTCCACTTTTGGGTCGCGGCCCAGCCCACTTTAAGCGTCGCGGCGAgccccaaaacagaggcaaaatgcctcacatCTGATAGACtcgggtcgcggcgcccaaactTGCGCCGTGGCACCTGGGCAATTCCTTGAAGTCCCTCTCGCCTAAAAACTCAAGCGAGTCGCGGCGCTGATGAACAGGGCCACAGGGCGAGCCCGAAACCCAAAAATTCCATGCAAACACTACGAGCCAATTCCTCTAAAACTAAACCCAGATTTCAGCCCCAAACCACTTATTCCAAACTAACATCAGCACATAAACTTAAAGAAACCAAACAAAATCCTACTACAATCCAAATTCAATTATCTAAGTTTTAACCCCTCAAAATCCAACAAAACGGAGGAATATTAAACAGAATTCAAGCTTGGATCCTTACCTCTGTATTAATTTCGGCTTGAGCAATTCCTACACACTTCAAGCCCTCAATCCTTCAACTCAAGATCCCCCAAattcttcaaagtttcaagacaccaaagggagagagagaaaatcgGTGGAGAGAGAAAGGGAAGCAAAACTGAGTTTTCTTTCTGCTTATTTCTTTCCTTCTAACCCCTTTTAACCTTAGCAATCAAAGACATCCAAGCATAAGACCCAATTGCCCCTTAGACTTATCCTAACCTcttaagtaacccaagggcaatttagtcattttccataccacgttaagtccccgagtagtcttataaatccccattaatcccaacatgtccaaatcattaccaaactactacccgttactccatAAATCCTAAACTCAttttaaattcccaaaatacccctaggctccttccgagccaggtatttgaccccgttgtgactttcttgctaaatcgcttcctaggactgtctcgaatcgtgcatcacaaatatatcaccactcacacgcaGTAACACTCACAATacacacaaatattgcatttataccctcaacggactaaaattacaaacattctcctaacaaccaaatgaggcccgcatgcatatttaatttacctaaatatgcatttctaatcacatactcatcaaattcacatattaatacaataaatcacttattgcccttcaggcacactaataATAACCCTATGCTTTATTAGTGAATCTTGGACGCTAGATAGATAGTTTGGCTAGATTTGACTTTAATTTTcacttaatttttttcttttataaaaagtTGCATAAAAGGCATGCCTCATTATTAGTTCGTATTATCATTGTCCACTGTTTCCAAAGGCTTGTTCCTGAAATGAAAGAATTGATTCTTAATGTGTTTTAAAATGTTTTTTATtcaatattgtatatatatatagagagagagagagagagaagatttGTGTTATTATAAGATGACTACATTTCCATTGCTAACTAGTTGTCAACTTCTTGTATatcattattttcaaattttaaccgGTTTAGCAACATTCGCAGTTCTCAGCTTTGCCAGTGTTGGTCCAATTGTGCGACAAAAATAACCCAAAGATACGAACAAACAGCTGTTGTGTTGCTTGGCAGATGGTGTAATCATGGTGCATGTAAATCAGAAATTCAGAGAGACTGTACTAAGGATCATCAAATCTCTTCTGATGATGAATATGACGATGAGATTGCATCAGCAATTAATAGGCATTATCTCTAACCTTTCCAGAAATACCAGAGATCAATCAATGGCTTTTCGATGCAGGAGCACTTCCACCCATCTTTCGTAAACTCAACAAGGGCCAGCAGAATGGTCCATGCAAGAACCAGTTGATAGAGAATCCTGTTGGAGACATTTGCCGATTCACTGTTTCGACAAAGTTGGAATGGCAAAAGCATTAGTACTGAATTTGTACACTTGCTTGAAACTGGAACTAGATTGACCAAACAGCGTGCAGCAAAAGCTCTTTCTCGTTTTTCAGAGAGTTCATGTGGAATTTACTATTGTAACCTATAATGTTGTCAATTGTGCTATGTCTGTTTCTGCCACTTGCCACTGGAATCCCAAGTGGCGTTTTTGTAACGATATTGAATGGTCCTTCTATGCCTAATGAATTTCACCAATCCACGTCACTGCTTCCTCTGAATCAcaaattaaaaatgacaaaaataAATACGCTTTGATTTCAACTCCCATCAAACTCATAAAATACACATCAAACAACACAGTATCCTTATCATCCCTCCCCCCAACTTGGACAACAACAGCCCTATCTTCCAAATgacataaaataaagaaagaaataaaaagaagaagaagaaaacatcTCTTACTCCTCTCCATGGATACTCTGTCAAGTTCAGTTTCCACCATTAAAGTCCCTACCTTTCATTCCACTGCTTCTTCTCGGGAACTCTGTAATTTCAAGTCTACTTCTACTCTATACACTCCAAACTCCCTCCTCTTCTCCACCCCCAAGTCCATCTCCAGCACCAACTCAATCTCCACCAAGCCCAACTCTTTCAACAACCCCATTTCCCCATCCCCATCTCGGCCCTCCTCCCCATCTTACTCGGCGATTCACAGGAAAGCCTCCGCCGGTTACGCCGCGGCGCTGCTTGACATAGCACAACACAACAACTCGGTTGACTTGGTCGGGAAGGACGTGGAGAGATTGTCCAAGCTTCTAAAGAACAATCGGGTTCGGGTCGTTTTGTCCGACCCGTTTTTGGGTGAGGAAGAAAAGGGTCGATTGGTCAAGGGGTTAGTAAAGAAGGGAGGGTTTAATAGGCACTTGGTGCGTTTAGTAAAAATGTTGGTTGGGAAAAACAAGGTGGGTCTTTTAGGTGAAGTGTTGGAGGAGTTCGACAGGGTTTATGACGAGGTTTTGGGGACTCAAATGGTTTTGGTTTCGTCGAAAAGTAAAATGGAGGAAGAACACTTATCTGGGATTGCTCGAAGGATTCAGAAGCTTACTGGGGCTGTTAAGGTTAAGGTGAGGAATTTGATTGGTGTCGGTTATCATCACAATTGGGATTCGTTTGCTGTTTAAAAAAGGCCTTGTTCTGATCTGTAGTCACCGCTCTCTTGTTCTAATGAAacagaggttttttttttttttgtatgaacaCATGTAAGAATGATATTTGATTGTTTAGGACTTTAGGCTACTCTTTAAATAACACGTTTGAATCTGTGATATGTAATTTCAACAGTTTGAATGTTTGAATTTGTGTAAAATACATCTTCAACTAAGAGTTTGTGTGGTTGGTATTGTCTTGGAGAATATGATTGGGCTAAGGTCAATTATTTGGTTAGCCTGGTAGTATTGTAAATGATATATGATCAAATACATGAATTTTAACTGTAAATGATATATGATCAAATacatgaattttaattaaaatttgtacGACTTTCCTTTACTACGACGACTAGTCTATTCTACTATctttataattatgttttgtgAAAAATCAAACTTTGAAAGAAAATTTTGGGGAGTTTTTCAGCATTGAAAAGCTGTCACTTAGTCTTAGAGAGTGTTATAATAAACTTGTATTTATATTATGTCTCTCGTGTGTTTTGTAATGATAAAACTAAGAACGTAAATGTTATTAGTTTGGTTAATAGGCTTTCGAGGTGACAAAAATTGGGTAGTGTAATTGTTATCTTTCTTTGTGTAATGCTTATTG
This genomic interval from Humulus lupulus chromosome 8, drHumLupu1.1, whole genome shotgun sequence contains the following:
- the LOC133797453 gene encoding ATP synthase subunit delta, chloroplastic-like, whose amino-acid sequence is MDTLSSSVSTIKVPTFHSTASSRELCNFKSTSTLYTPNSLLFSTPKSISSTNSISTKPNSFNNPISPSPSRPSSPSYSAIHRKASAGYAAALLDIAQHNNSVDLVGKDVERLSKLLKNNRVRVVLSDPFLGEEEKGRLVKGLVKKGGFNRHLVRLVKMLVGKNKVGLLGEVLEEFDRVYDEVLGTQMVLVSSKSKMEEEHLSGIARRIQKLTGAVKVKVRNLIGVGYHHNWDSFAV